AGGCCTTATGGTAATCGGCGGCATGACGGCGGCAAACGTATATTTTGAGCTTCCTATTATGATCGGAAGCGGCGAATGGGCAGAGCCCCTCCAGTCTTACCTTGACAGCATCATGCCCTGTTTAATTCCCGCATCTGTATTCGTGCTTCTTTACTGGCTTATCGGTAAAAAAGTAAAAACAACGACGATTCTTCTTGCCATGATTGCTATTTGTATCTTATTGGCGGCTTTTGGAATCGTTTAGAAAAAGAACCTTACTCATCTGCATATGTTCATAATAAAAGAAGGCTTCCTGAGAAGCCTTCTTTTATTATGCATGCAGAGCGTAAATTCCTTATAAAAAAGTAACCAAAACCGATTCACTGTAGACGCAAAAACATGAGTTTCTTTCGGAAACATAATCAATAAAAACTTATTTAACTTTAAAACTGAATATTTTAAACTTAAATAAGTATGTACCGCAATAGATAATGAAGCTTTTAAGATATAAAACTATAAAAAACAATTTCATAAAATACGGATTATTATATGCCATATAAACCGTATTTTTGAGCTATTATGAATACAGGGGTTTTGTTACGTTTGAACTTTAAATGCACTATAGAAAATAAAACAAATATGGCTTAAATTAAACTGATTTACAATCCAATTCCTTTATCTTATCATTTCTTCCCCAAGGCAATAAGTCTGCTTCACGTTATAATCATCGTCCATAACAACAATATCTGCGTCTAATCCGGACACTATCTGCCCCTTCTTTTTATCTGCCCCTATAAGCTGGGCAGGATAAAGGCTTGCAGATAATAGGGCATGTTCAATGGAAACCATGGCTTCTTCCACTAAAAGCTTTATGCCCCTATTTATCTTTAAAGAGCTGCCGGCTATGGTATCTGTACCTAAAATCCTTGCCGTGCCCTTTTCATCTATTTCAATTTTTCTTCCTTCGTGTTCATAAATGCCCTTCCCAAGGCCCTTGGCCATTAAAGAGTCTGTAATAAGCACCATTTTGGTATTGTTTCGTGCTTTAAATAAAACATTGATAACACTGGGGTGAACGTGCTGCCCGTCCCCTATGATTTCCGCAAAGGTATTTGAAGCCATTAAAGCCCCTACCACCCCCGGCTCTCTGTGATGCAAGCCGAGCATGGCGTTAAAGCTGTGGGTAAAGCTTGTAACTCCGTTTGCTACGGCTAAAACCGCTTCTTCATATTTCGCTCCGGAGTGGCCTAAGGAAACTGCAATATTATTTTTCACGGCATACTTTGTAAGTTCAAAATCCTTATCATGTTCACAAGCCATAGTTATATAGCGTATCGTATTTCCTGAAACCGCCTGAAATTCTTTAAACACTTCTACAGACGGCGGCAGAACAATATCCGGTTCATTGGCCCCTCTGAATTTTTCATCAAAAAAAGGTCCTTCTAAGTGAATCCCTAAAATTTCAGCCCCTTTCATCTTCATATCCTTTGCTTCCCGAAGGCTTTTCAGGGCTTTGATAATCGTCTCCTTAGGGTTGGGAGACGTCGTGGGAAGAAAGGCTGTTACCCCCTCCTCGGGAAGCCTTGAAACCCACTGTTTTATGCCTGAAGGCTCCCCTTCCTCTGCAGAATATCCATATGCGCCGTGGGTATGTACATCAATAAATCCGGGAACAATCCTATCTTCCCCGTAGTCTCGATCGGGCTTTTCTTTTCCGTAGGGCAGAACGGACTTTATCTTTTTATCTTCTATTTCAATTTGTGCCTTTATAAACTGCCCTGCTATAAAAACTCTTCTGCTTTGAATAATCATATGGCCGCCCCTTTCATTGATTTATAGTAAATTTCAAATGAAACAGTAATAAAAATCATATATTTTGAGTGGCTTAAACACAGGGATTCTATATGTTTAAGCGGTTTATGAAAAATAGATTTTTACTGCTTCCTTCTGTGAAATTCACTATATATTCTTATAACAATTATATAAAGGGTTGCAGATGACCGCAACCCTTTATATTGCTGATACTATATATAATGTATTTGTTCCTGATATTTTGAAAAAATCCGATGATCCCTTTCCGGATCCTGAATATTATTGGCACTCATGAAAACAGGGGGCTCTATTCCGTCTGCCGCGCAAAGCTCTGCAAAGCCCGATACAATCATATTGACAATAACTGCACCAGTGGCGGTAGAGGCAGCGCCGGCTTTTACCCCGCTGCCATCAACCGTTACACAGGCGTCTCCTATTTCGCCGCAATTATCTATGATAATATCCCCGAATTCATAAAGGTTCTTTCCCGCGCTATGGCGGCTTTTTACTGCCTTTGAATATGTAAGGCTCGTTATTACAATAAGCTTTACCCCCATATTCTTTGCTTCCATAGCCATGTCTATGGTTACGGCATTTCTCCCTGAAACGGAGTGAATAAGAAGCACATCGCCTTCCTTAATCTTCGTATTTTTTAATATAATGTTTCCGAAGCCTTCAAGCCTCTCCATATGAGACGTTATGGTAAAGGGCATGGTATTTAGCATTAAGGTAGGATTAAACACAGGGTTTGCAACCATAAGCCCCCCTGCCCTGCCGTAAAACTCCTCTGTTATAATACCTGCATGGGAAGCGCCGAAAGCAAAGATGCTCTTTCCTTCTTTAAATGCCGAATACAGAAGCTCTGCGGCATTTTGGATATTTTCTGCCTGGGTATCTTTTATTTGGGTAATTAAACTTAATACATGCTCAAGGTATTCCAAATGCTTTCTCATCTTGGTACCCCCCTAAGAATAAGCCCTTCTATAATGGCCCAAAGGGAGAAATCCTGCCCGGCGTTACTGATAAGCCATCCTGCAATGGTGTTTTCAACGAAAGGAAGGGACCAGCCCATAAGAAGCACCAGAACGATTCCGCTTACAGCCGCCGAGATATAGGCCCCTCTCCGACCGCCTCTTGCATTTCCTACTACGGCAGCCGTGCCGCATTCAAAAAAGCAGGTGATTACAACAGGCACAACCGTATACTTAAATAAGTTAAGGGAAGAACAAGCAATAATCATAATGACGGAAGAAGCCATGGAAATCAGAAAGCCTATCATAACCGCATTAGGGGCATAAGGGAAAAGCAAAGGGCAATCGTATGCCGGAATGGCATTGGGGATAATCTTTTCCTGAATGCCGGTAAAGGCGGGAACGATTTCCGCAATCATCATACGAACCCCAAGGAGTAAAACCGTAAGACCGGCGCCGAAAGTAAGGCCGGAGGTCACAATGAACTTAAACAATCCGTTTGTTTCCGTAAGGCCGTAAAGCTCGCCGTAATTGATACCTATAATCATATACATTACTGTAAGCACAATATAAGTAAGCATGATTACGATAGAGCCTGTTATGGCAACTTCTTTTAAAAACCGCATATTTTTCGGCATTTCTATATCTTCCGTGGATTTTGACTTGTCACCGAATTTTCCTGCTAAAAATCCTCCTATAAGAACAAACACCGTGCTGGGGTGGCCCAAAGTAAAGGAGTCGTCTCCCGTGACATCTTTAATATAAGGCCGTACAAGGTTCGGAGCGATTACATAATAGGCCGCCGTCGTAAGAGAAGCAATCACAAGCAAGGGAACGCCCTGAAAGCCTGCCGTTACGCCTACGGCTACAAATACAAAGGGGAACCAGTAGAGCATATGGCCTGTAAGAAATACAGCCTTCCATTTTGTAAACCGAGCCACCAGAAGGTTTAAAAGAAAACCGAATATCATGGCAACCCCGATTTCAAAGCCGTATTGTTCCATATAAACGCCTGCGTCCATAGAAGGCGCTACCGATGCAGCAGGGTTTAAAGCCGCAATGGACCCTGCCAGGGGAACGAGGCTATTTACTAATATGCCTGCTCCCTGTTGAAGAATGATTACGCCGATTGCCGTTTTAAATGTTCCCGACATAATGTCTGTAAAGCTTTTCTTTTGCAGCAGCAAGCCAACCAAGGCAATAAGGGCTAGAAATATGGCGGCTACGCCGAAAATCTGATTAATCAAGAAATTAAGAATACCCATTGCGATCCTCCTATCTGTTTTCTAAAAATGCCTGAAGCTTCTCCTTGATTTCCTTCTGATTTACAAAGCTTTTGATTATCACTATAGGAACATGGACTCTGCCCTGGAGGTTTTCCGCCAAGTCACTTGAAGTAAAAATAACGTCACAGGCCGCTCCGCAAGCCGATGAAATATCCCCCGTAAACACAGTTGCCTCAATGCCCATTTCCTTTAAAACTCCTTGAATCTTAATTTTGAGTAAAGTAGAAGACCCAACCCCAAAACCACATATAGCTTGAATTGTAAGCTCACTCATATTCCTCCACCTCCTTAAAATATCTATTCACTTAAAGCCCTTCCCCGTTTATGATGGCGTAAAGCTCTTCTATGGATGTGCTTGTTATCAATCTTTGGCAGGTTTTTTCATTGCTTATTGCCTCAGCAACACGGCTTAAAGAATCAATATGCTTCCTGGGCTCTGTGGCGCATAGTCCAAACATGAGATATACAGGATCATTGTTTGAATTAAAAATAACCGGCTTTTTAAACACTGTAAGCACAAGGTCATCTTTTAAAACATGTTTTCCTGCCGCGGCATGGGCAAGCGCGATATTCGGTGCAATCACTATATATGGCCCAAGCTCTAAAACAGCGTTTATCATTGCTTGAATATACCCTTCCTTAATAGAGCCAAGCCGCATCATGAGATTTCCGCATATGTTTAAGGCCTCCTCCCAGCTCCTTTCTTCCCCGTCTATTAGTAATCCTTCTTTCCTTATGATTTCAGCCATCGTTATTCTCCTGACTTTTTAAATTTTACTTTGTATAGTAAAACAATAAGATTACAGTAACAAAAACCGTATATTTTGAATGGCTTAATAGAAAGGGTTCTATTATATTAAGCCGTTTATGAAAAATAGGCTTTTGTTCCTACTTTAAAGTTGTTTTACTGTAATATGTATATTATTTCTCTTAAGCCCTTATACTGGATTGCCCCTTAAATAGACAAATTTTAATTTATAATTTCTAAGCCTCTGGCCTCCGCAATTAAAAATAGCAGCTTACTATAGTAAATTCATCATGAAGAAGCAGCAAAAGCCTATTCCCATCAGGCTCAAAAACACGGATTTCCTTCGGAAACATAGTGAAATTGCTTTTATACCATAACAGATATAAGCCTTTTAATATATAAAATCAAATAAAGGCAATTTCACAAAGGCGCTTTATTATATTTCTTCTATAGTTAAATAGTTTAATTACAGTAATAAAAATCGTATATTTTGAATGGCTTAATATAAGCGTTTCTATTATATTAAGCCGTTTATGAAAAATAGATTTTTGTTACTTCCTGAAGGATATTTTACTCTAAAACGCATTTTTGAGCCTTCGTGAATATACGGCTTTGCTACTATTTAACTTTAAATTTACTATATATGAATAAACCGTGAAAATACAATTTGTGAATCTAGTCTAATTGACTTTTAATATCAGAGAGTGCTACACTAATATCAGATTTTGTATAAACTTGTCGGTAATACTATGAGCATCACGGGCCGTAGGAATTAAAGTAAATTTCTCATAAAGAAGGAACAAAAGCCTATTCACTATAGACCAAAAACGCGAGTTTCCCTTGGAAACAGTACAGTTTTAAACCTAAGTGAGCATACCGCTTTGTTACTTTAACTTTAAATTTACTATAACTACTGAGACAGCAAATGTATAAAGATAGGACCTCTATCCTTTAGGCATTTGCTGTTTTTTATAATCAGCCTTCTAAAATATAAAGGAGGGGATAAATTGTATATTGCCCATACAAGAGAAGACGGAAAAGAACAGTCTCTATTGAACCATTTAACAGAAACTGCAAAGCTTGCGAAGGATTTTGCGTCTTCCTTCCATTCAGGAGAATTAGCCTATCAAATGGGCCTTGCCCACGATTTAGGAAAATACTCAAAGGAGTTTCAAGACAGGATTAAAGGCATCTCTGCCGCTCAGGTAGACCATTCCACCTCCGGCGGTATAGAATTAAACAAGATTTTTAAAAATATCATTCCTGTTTACGGGGTTTTAGGCCATCATTCAGGGCTTCCTAACGGGGGCTCCAAGGCAGTGGGGCTTAATAATCCCGATTCTACTCTTTATGGCCGCCTGAATAAGAAAAATCTGCCGGATTATTTGGCCTATAAAAATGAAATCAATCTTTCCAATGCGCCTTGGCCTAATTTCAAACCGTCTCAGGATATGGGCTTTACCATGGCCTTTTTTATCAGAATGCTTTATTCCGCCCTTGTGGACGCTGATTATTTAGATACGGAAAGCTTCATGTCTCAAGGAGAAGTTCAGCGTTCCGGCTTTGATTCCATAGATGTTTTAAAAGAACGGTTTGATCGCTTCATTCAGCGTACTCCAAGAGAAAAAAGCCCCATCAATATGAAAAGAAATGAGATTTTAGAAGACTGCCTCTCAGCTTCGGGCAAAGAAAAAGGCCTTTTTTCCCTCACGGTTCCCACGGGCGGCGGAAAGACCATCTCTTCTCTTGGCTTTGCCCTGCATCATGCCAAAAATCATCATCTGAAACGCATTGTATACGTAATACCGTTCACTTCAATCATTGATCAAAACGCAAAGGTAATTGCATCTATTGTCAATGAATCAGAAGGTATCAATAATGTCATTGAGCACCATTCAAACATTCTCTATCCCAATGAGGAAAATAAAAAAGACTATAAATACCTTGCTGCGGAAAACTGGGATGCGCCGATTATCGTCACCACCAATGTTCAGTTTTTTGAATCTCTTTTTGCCCATAGAAGCGCTAAATGCAGGAAGCTTCACAATCTGGCAGAAAGCGTTATTATCTTTGACGAAGCCCAAATGCTCCCCATTCCTTTTTTAAAGCCCTGCATACGGGCCATGGAAGAGCTTATAAGAAATTATAATACGACGGCGGTTTTATGTACGGCTACCCAGCCGTCTCTCGGCCCTATATTCAGTAAAGATATTACCCCGACGGAAATCTGTAAGGACCCGAAAGCCCTTTACAGCTTTTTCAGAAGAGCCACTTTAAAAAATATCGGTAAAATCAGCGAAGAAGATTTAATTCAAAACCTTAAAGAGAAAAAACAGGTGCTCTGCATTGTAAACACAAGAAAGCACGCCCAAGAGCTTTATAAAAAGCTTGATAACGCCTTTCATCTTTCCACCCTCCTGTTTCCTGCCCACAGGAAGAAAGTCCTTGAAGAAATCAAGGACTGCTTAAAAAACGGCGAAGCGTGCAGAGTCATCTCCACAAGCTTAATTGAAGCCGGGGTGGATTTGGACTTTCCCTTTGTCTACAGGGAAAAAGCTGGCCTTGATTCCGTCATTCAGGCGGCAGGCCGCTGCAATCGGGAAGGAAAACATAGCCCCAATGAAAGCATTACCTATATCTTTCAATCGGAGGATTATAAAATCCCTGCCCCTATGGCAATCGCTTCCCAAGGCTTCAATGAGGCTGCAAAAAAGCACGGGGATTTAGGCAGCCCCGAAGCCATTCAATTGTACTTTGATTCCATATACACCATTCAGGGACAAAAACTTGACCAAAAAAACATTATAAACCGCCTGAACGAAGGCTGGAAAGAAGCGGGAAGCATCCCCTTCCGGGATATTTCAGAAGATTTTCTCATGATTGAAAATCATACTTATACAATATTTATCCCCTTTGGAGAGGAGGCGGCAGACCTTTTAAAAAGACTTCAATTTGGCGAAAGAAACAGAAGCCTTTTAAGGAAAATAAATCAGTATAGTGTGAATATTTATGAAAACCATTTAAATTTACTTCTCAATAACGGTATGGTGGAATATTTAGATCAAAAAAACTCAAAGGACGTGGGAGACGGCCTATTTATACTCACAGACCCTACCGCCTATGATGATAAATCAGGCTTAAAGCTTGCCCCCGATACGGGAAACGGTATTTTTTTATAAGGAGGTACTTATGGGATATGGATTTAAAATAGAAGTATGGGGAGATTACGCCCTGTTTTCAAGGCCCGAATTAAAAGTAGAAAGAGTTAGCTACGACGTCATCACGCCGTCTTCCGCAAGGGCAATATTAGAAGCCGTTTTGTGGAAGCCGGCAATCAAATACGTCATCGATAAAATCTACGTTTTAAACCCTATTAAATATGTAAACATCAGAAGAAACGAAGTCAATGATAAATTAAGTGCAAGAAATGTAAAAACCGTTATGGCCTCCCCGGAAAAGGGAGAACGGCTTTT
This is a stretch of genomic DNA from Anaeropeptidivorans aminofermentans. It encodes these proteins:
- the cas3 gene encoding CRISPR-associated helicase Cas3', whose protein sequence is MYIAHTREDGKEQSLLNHLTETAKLAKDFASSFHSGELAYQMGLAHDLGKYSKEFQDRIKGISAAQVDHSTSGGIELNKIFKNIIPVYGVLGHHSGLPNGGSKAVGLNNPDSTLYGRLNKKNLPDYLAYKNEINLSNAPWPNFKPSQDMGFTMAFFIRMLYSALVDADYLDTESFMSQGEVQRSGFDSIDVLKERFDRFIQRTPREKSPINMKRNEILEDCLSASGKEKGLFSLTVPTGGGKTISSLGFALHHAKNHHLKRIVYVIPFTSIIDQNAKVIASIVNESEGINNVIEHHSNILYPNEENKKDYKYLAAENWDAPIIVTTNVQFFESLFAHRSAKCRKLHNLAESVIIFDEAQMLPIPFLKPCIRAMEELIRNYNTTAVLCTATQPSLGPIFSKDITPTEICKDPKALYSFFRRATLKNIGKISEEDLIQNLKEKKQVLCIVNTRKHAQELYKKLDNAFHLSTLLFPAHRKKVLEEIKDCLKNGEACRVISTSLIEAGVDLDFPFVYREKAGLDSVIQAAGRCNREGKHSPNESITYIFQSEDYKIPAPMAIASQGFNEAAKKHGDLGSPEAIQLYFDSIYTIQGQKLDQKNIINRLNEGWKEAGSIPFRDISEDFLMIENHTYTIFIPFGEEAADLLKRLQFGERNRSLLRKINQYSVNIYENHLNLLLNNGMVEYLDQKNSKDVGDGLFILTDPTAYDDKSGLKLAPDTGNGIFL
- the nagA gene encoding N-acetylglucosamine-6-phosphate deacetylase, with translation MIIQSRRVFIAGQFIKAQIEIEDKKIKSVLPYGKEKPDRDYGEDRIVPGFIDVHTHGAYGYSAEEGEPSGIKQWVSRLPEEGVTAFLPTTSPNPKETIIKALKSLREAKDMKMKGAEILGIHLEGPFFDEKFRGANEPDIVLPPSVEVFKEFQAVSGNTIRYITMACEHDKDFELTKYAVKNNIAVSLGHSGAKYEEAVLAVANGVTSFTHSFNAMLGLHHREPGVVGALMASNTFAEIIGDGQHVHPSVINVLFKARNNTKMVLITDSLMAKGLGKGIYEHEGRKIEIDEKGTARILGTDTIAGSSLKINRGIKLLVEEAMVSIEHALLSASLYPAQLIGADKKKGQIVSGLDADIVVMDDDYNVKQTYCLGEEMIR
- a CDS encoding PTS ascorbate transporter subunit IIC, which produces MGILNFLINQIFGVAAIFLALIALVGLLLQKKSFTDIMSGTFKTAIGVIILQQGAGILVNSLVPLAGSIAALNPAASVAPSMDAGVYMEQYGFEIGVAMIFGFLLNLLVARFTKWKAVFLTGHMLYWFPFVFVAVGVTAGFQGVPLLVIASLTTAAYYVIAPNLVRPYIKDVTGDDSFTLGHPSTVFVLIGGFLAGKFGDKSKSTEDIEMPKNMRFLKEVAITGSIVIMLTYIVLTVMYMIIGINYGELYGLTETNGLFKFIVTSGLTFGAGLTVLLLGVRMMIAEIVPAFTGIQEKIIPNAIPAYDCPLLFPYAPNAVMIGFLISMASSVIMIIACSSLNLFKYTVVPVVITCFFECGTAAVVGNARGGRRGAYISAAVSGIVLVLLMGWSLPFVENTIAGWLISNAGQDFSLWAIIEGLILRGVPR
- a CDS encoding sugar isomerase domain-containing protein, which encodes MRKHLEYLEHVLSLITQIKDTQAENIQNAAELLYSAFKEGKSIFAFGASHAGIITEEFYGRAGGLMVANPVFNPTLMLNTMPFTITSHMERLEGFGNIILKNTKIKEGDVLLIHSVSGRNAVTIDMAMEAKNMGVKLIVITSLTYSKAVKSRHSAGKNLYEFGDIIIDNCGEIGDACVTVDGSGVKAGAASTATGAVIVNMIVSGFAELCAADGIEPPVFMSANNIQDPERDHRIFSKYQEQIHYI
- a CDS encoding PTS sugar transporter subunit IIA, coding for MAEIIRKEGLLIDGEERSWEEALNICGNLMMRLGSIKEGYIQAMINAVLELGPYIVIAPNIALAHAAAGKHVLKDDLVLTVFKKPVIFNSNNDPVYLMFGLCATEPRKHIDSLSRVAEAISNEKTCQRLITSTSIEELYAIINGEGL
- a CDS encoding PTS sugar transporter subunit IIB; this translates as MSELTIQAICGFGVGSSTLLKIKIQGVLKEMGIEATVFTGDISSACGAACDVIFTSSDLAENLQGRVHVPIVIIKSFVNQKEIKEKLQAFLENR